In Lactococcus protaetiae, the genomic window TAATTTAGTAGAAAATCAAATCATCTTTTTCAATGATAATCTAGTGAACAGTTTAGCTAAAGGGGTAGCTGAAAACTTACTTTATGAGGGGAAACAGCTTGAAAGTGTTGCAAGTCATTATCAAGAAGAAATTGTAAAACTCGAAGCAAAACTACAAATTTTACAAGAGTTTTCATGGAAGACATCCAGTCTTTTTCAAGATAGCTTACAAGTTTTTCAAAATGCGATGCAAGGGGCAAAGGCTTTAAATCAAGGAAATTTTGATAAAAACGGTAATTTTAAAATTCCAACAAGTGCAAACATGACTTGGTATAAAGCAATGATAGGACAAGAACTTGATTCATCACTTGTGGCAGGCGATAGAGACCCTAATACTCTTCCAGAGAAATATCGGATTGAAATTGAGGATATAAAAAATTCCAACTTGTCAGAGGTTGAAAAAGCTGATAAGATAACAAATACTTATGAAAAATATTTATATTCGTTAGCAAAATCTGAATTTAATAGTTACAATGAAGTGAAAGAAAAATATTTAAAAGGAGAAGCTTCAAGAACTGAGCTAGATAAAAAAGAGGCTCTGCTTTCTGAGAAATTACAAAGTTTAAATATTAATATAAAAGAAATTGCTAGAGAGGTAGGTAATAATGTTGTTGAGGTTTCGGATAAAAAGAATCTAGTCGTGTTTTATGATATGGTACAAACAAAACATCCATTAGATTTAAAAAATCGTACCTATGGAAATTTAACATATTCTATTTGGTCTAGGAACTGGAATAATGATTTAAAAATTGATGGGAAAGATAGATCAACAGACTACTTGGGTAATTATTTATACGGTTACTATGGAAAAGCGATGGGGTTTAGTAATGATATTTTGTTAAATGGCGCAGGGACTGCTCAAACTTTTAGTAATCTTAGTAAATTTGATTTTTCTTTTGGAGATAATGCAGGAGATTCAGAAATTATAAAGCAAGGAATTAAAGATTTTGAAAAAAAATAGAAAAAAAATAATAACGATTTTCTTTATAGCTTTGTGTATGATTTTATTAGCAGTTTTTTATAAAAATACTGTGAAAGCTTTCTATTTTCCAAATCAAACAAGAACATATTATCGTAAAATAGCTAAAGATAATATTGAGGGTACGATAAGAGTAGGTAATAAAAACAATAAACCATTAAAACTAGTGATAAAAGTGTTTGATGAAAAGGGAAAAGAGTTGGCACC contains:
- a CDS encoding polymorphic toxin type 44 domain-containing protein: MGLKYNKNDGELLLSALTHNVQSADEIIRRLQTGVNYLTWLLDNPFSGLSGKAYNAANTLFKGIIQTTLDKLEQALTDIKSDSTLYHSAIGAFNAFNDTIFDEDKIQQLIDIKRQQLNLVENQIIFFNDNLVNSLAKGVAENLLYEGKQLESVASHYQEEIVKLEAKLQILQEFSWKTSSLFQDSLQVFQNAMQGAKALNQGNFDKNGNFKIPTSANMTWYKAMIGQELDSSLVAGDRDPNTLPEKYRIEIEDIKNSNLSEVEKADKITNTYEKYLYSLAKSEFNSYNEVKEKYLKGEASRTELDKKEALLSEKLQSLNINIKEIAREVGNNVVEVSDKKNLVVFYDMVQTKHPLDLKNRTYGNLTYSIWSRNWNNDLKIDGKDRSTDYLGNYLYGYYGKAMGFSNDILLNGAGTAQTFSNLSKFDFSFGDNAGDSEIIKQGIKDFEKK